CAATGCTGAATCAAGGTTGATTTTGAAGCCCTGGAGGTGAAGACACTGCTGGCAGAAAACGCTGTTGCTGGCCCAGCCTGTTAGAATACCCTTGGTCAGTGTGGGTGCAGGGAAAGCCTGGGGACCCTTGGGGAAGGACACCCAGAGGTGCTATTGGTCCTGGATGGCTTCTGGCTGCAAGCTCTTGGGTGGGGAGCATGTGGGGGCTCTGATGTGACTCCTGCTGTGGGGGTGTGTGGGAGGCAGCGTTCCCTTGGTAGCCAACATAAGCCCAGTGTGGTACCCGGGGATGATGAACATCTCCCACCCTCACACCATCACCAGCTTCCAAAAGCAGGATGGGGCTCAGGCAGTCACTAAGCAACAGCTCAGGCTGCTCAGCACAATAAACCCACGTGGGTTCCCTGCTTCCTGCACCATCAGCTCATTATCAGCTCTACCCTCCACCCAAAATGAGCTCCACGGTGTGGATGACCCTTTGCAATGTGTCCCAGGTTCAACATTTGGAGATCTCCATCCGCTGCACAGCTCTGATGGCAAGAGCACCACAGCATCCCACCCAAGCCTTGGTGAGGGTGGGGGGACATGGGATACAGCAGCAAAAGGGATCAGCATGAAATTTCACCACTGAGGAGCTGAGAAGCCAATGGAAGCCCCGTTTTTAAGCCTGTTTTACCTGCTCACAGCTTATTTTCTCCCCCtatcctcttcctttctgtttaaaCCAAGGTTTAGCTGGTCCAGCTTTGGGGCCACTGATGCAAAGCAATGCAGCTGCTGAGCACTGGGGGGAGACTGCAGCTGGGGCATCACCCATCTCAAAGCCCAAATCCTGCCACTTGAGAGACTGGAACAAGCTATTCGCAGTTATCACAAGCCTGTACAGTTTTGGGGTGATATCAAAGCCCACAGCTGCCTCCAGGGAAGCTCAAGCACCAGGAAAGGTTGGAAACGTGGTCACTGGTCAGGGTGGGTGGAGAAGCCGAGAGCATCCCTGCGCAGGGGGCAGACACCATCCCATGATGGGTGAGACCCAACTGCTTCCCAGTTCCAGGACAACCACTCCACCTCCCTCTGATGCGCAGACATCCCGGCAAACATCCACAGGGATAACATCCCTGGATATAGACACTGCCCGCATCCCTTGTGGCAGGGGAGCCAGCCCTGACGGAcccctgcagccaggcagggctggggtttgGGGCTCAGACACATCCCTCTGCTTCCCCTTGTGACAAATAACCAACCACTACCAGCTGGATTCACCTTTTATTAAACTGCCCAGAACAAAAGGAGAGAGCAAAGCCTACCCTGAGGCCTTCCCAACACTGGCACTTTGCGTGCTTTCCCTACCAGGAAAATGGGATTTTCCTCTGGGAAAACCTCCTCAGAGGGTATTTGAAATAGAACTAAGAGTGAAAATGTGCCTTTTTCggggaaagaaaagtgaaatgaggctcctacctctgctgctccttgcagACAAGGTGGGATGGACATAGGCCACATTGGGGGTACCAGCTGGAAACAAGCTCCCAGGTGGGGCTGGGCAGGTACCACATCCTGCCTGGGGATGGACGCACACTAGGATGGGATCCCCACAACTCTGACAGCCCCAGAGCAGCGAGCACAAACCCATGGGCTGATGGGGACTGGAGGAGGTGAGGAGCAGTGTGCTGACTGGGCtggcagctggaggagaggaggtggAGGAAAGGGTGATCTTAGCTAATGACCCCATCAGCAGCAGAACCTTTGCACGTGGCTCTGGTTCAGGGAGGCTCTCCCTGGGGCTGTGCCCTTTGCACAGTCTGGGCTCATCCCAGAGGAGGACTGTGAGTTCAGCTTCCCCATGAATGGGACATGGCATCCCACCAGCCAGCTCGGCCCGCAGGACCTCCCTGTAGCGAGGCAAGGTGAGCTGGtgggtatgtgggtgagtggaTGGAGCTCCAGcttccagcagcactgagccAGGCACACGCCTGAGCTTAGACTGGAGGGTTGGTTGTGGGAGATGCCATGAAGCTGTCCCcgtgtgctgagcagcagggctgcatcctgctccctgcctgcctctcccTGCAAACCTGCTGCGTGGCACCTACTTACCTACTCCTGGTGTCAGCGGATGGCTTAAAGATCACCagtgctgcagggctctgcttttGATACACTCGTCAAGTGCAATCCAACTCATGCAGCAAGAGGCaagtgctggcagcagccacagccGAGGTTAGGCAGGGTGGGAGGGCAGCAACACCTCTGtttggggagcagggaggtgggAAAGCAAACCTACAGCCTGCTGGACCTCACACTGGGGGGGCCTCTTAGACCCAAACGCTTGAACCTActttggaggaaaaagcaaagacaaacaaTGCCACTCAGTGCCTGCAAAAAGGAATGGTTATTTCTTAACAGGGTTTAAAAGCTCCTGCTGGACCCTGCGTGGGGCCGGCTGCCaactgaaaggggaaaggaacagaagaaatgAGCGCAGTAAGAAGAACCTGACATCTCTGTTCTTAATTTATCATCATAGTAAGACTGGAGCCCTGAGTGCGGCTCGGCACATGCTCCTAGATGGATTTCCTCCGCAGCCGGGGGTGCTGCCGGCAGCGAGGGCTGTTGGATGACAAAGTGCTCCCTGGGGAGGAGCCGGTCTGCCCCCGCGTGCTCAGGGACACCTCGTCGATCTTGTAGGAGATGGAGTTGTAGTACACGGGGTTGGTGTGGCAGCTCAGCGTCTCGGGGTGCGAGGGCGCCGGGCTGCCGCACAGCTGAGGTCTGTAGCACAGGCACGTGCAGAAGGAGGGGACCGCGGCCGCCGAGTTGGCAGATTGGCACCGCTGCCTCTCCGCATCCTCCTGGATCAGCGGGATGAGGTTCATCTGGCTCGTCCTGTCCTCCACGGGCAGAAATATGGCGTTGCTGCTCCGGCTGTCCTCTTTGGGCTTGAGGTGGATGTTGTTCCGGGCTCTCCTCAGCGATGCTCGCTCCTCGGCATCGCGCCGCTCGTCCTCAGAGTTCATTGTCAGGAACCGCAACACCACCAGGTTGAGGAAGGCGCCGATGACGGTCAGGCCCACCAGGATGTACATGAAGCTGAAAGCCACGTACGGGGGCTTCTTTTGCAAAGCCTCGTTCTTCTGCAGAGCCACAAAGTCTCCAAAGCCAATAGTGGTCAAGGTTATGAAGCAGTAGTAATAGGCATGAAAGAAAGTCCAGCCCTCGAAATAAGAGAAGGCTGCTGCACCGATGCACAGGGTGCCCATGCAGGACAGGAAGCCGACGAGGACCATGTTCTCCATGGAGACATTGGTTGTCCTCATGCCCAGACACTTCTTGATCTTCTTGAGCAGTAGCCGCACAACGGTGTTCATGCGCTCCCCCAGGCTCTGGAACATGACCAGTGTCAGGGGGATGCCCAGGATGGCATAGAACATGCAGAACACTTTGCCAGCGTCCGTGCCCGGGGCAGCGTGCCCATAGCCTGCGGAGGAAACGGGAGAGGCAGGCGTCAAGCCCTCACTGGGGTTTCCAGTGAGGCTGCCCTGGGACcaagaggagaagcaggataatgggggaaatggaaaatgaacCAGTAACAGATCTGCAGGCAATGCTAACAGCGCCATGGGATGCCACAGCCTTTGAGATGATGGCACATTACAGCATCTTGTGGGCAGAACCTTATTTTGCCTCTAAAGAGAGAAGGTGTAGGAACTATAGGGCACCTGTGCTGTGGGGTCCATCCCCACAAGAGCAGCTAAGTCTAGGAGGACTTCTGCAGAGCAACTTGGGATTTACTCCAGTGCCATTAAGATTCAGACCTAAAGCACTGCCTAAAAGCAGGGGTTGTGGCTGTTTTAGATGCAGGGAAGTATTTGTGTCACCACAGCCCTGTCAGCCCTTGTCCCGGGGACAAGGAGCCCGAGGAGGACAAGGTTGTCCTTGAACACCTTCTGAGATTTAATTTCCCCACCTTGCTCCAAGTTTCCGAGCTGTGACGCAAGGACACACACAATTATCCTGGGAGTCGTAATGAGGCATTCACCGCAAGCTTCCGGACTCAGGGATGCTGCACCGCCTCACTCAATTATAGAAGCCGTGCAGGAATCGCTGGCCTCTGACCTCGGCGGATGAGTAACGAACTCAGTGCAAGGGAGTCACGCAGCGTGGGGAGGCACCCAAAGGCATCCAAGCCTCTCTTTTGGGTTTCTGAGAAACTACCAGGGCTGGAAACTTCCTTTCTGAAGGCGCCTGCAGAACCGCGCCGGCTCCTTCCCGTGCTGCTGCGTGGCCTTTTGCAAACAcccatttctgttttcacttgttCTGCAGGTATTCATGTGATTTTTGTGAggagcactggggggggggggggaccaTCCTCACTTCTCAGCCTTGCTCAAAGCTGTGACTTGGCTTCACCTCTGTCTCTGCTCCCAGTGCATTTCCAGGACTCTTAGGGAAGCTGGTAGCAGTGATGGGAAGACCAGAGGATGAGAACCATGTTGTCCCAGGCTCCTGAGCACACCCCAGGAAACTCCTGCGAcggggctgggagctgaggaCAGTGTTATCCTCAAGCACGCAGTGCTCCAAACTACAAGCTGGCAGGAAGGGACTGGTTTCTGATGTCTGTTCATACACCCATGCAATGAAAACTGATAAACTTGATGCCTGCCTGCCACATTTCACAGAATACAGAGCACACATGAGACTGCaggggcaaaaaaaaaccccactcagATCCAGGCTTAATAACTGAGTGCAATTATCAGGTCCTAGGCTACAAGATAATATGGGGGCAACAATGAGGAGGTAAATATAATGAtccagaagagcagagaaacagttGTAGTCAAAAGAGCATTTGACTGATGCTTTGGAAATTACAAAGAGAATTAGAAAGAGTAAACAGAGCCACATTAACATTAAATCTGAGCTTTGGAGCACAGCCCAACACCAGATCTGCCATGCCAGCGTTTCAGAGATATGGCACCTGGGATGATTTACCACATGGGGGGTGTGATAAGCGCAGCAATTGTTTGTCAGAGTCAACAGAGAAACAACGTAAATGGAGCTATAACCTGTCCCGTGGTGATGGAGATGTTCGATGGAGCCATTCATCCCACCCCAGGACCTGGGGCCTGACTCCAACCATGTCCTGAGCTCATCGCCGTTTGCTGGCCACGTGCATGGCTGCTGCACAAGCCCCACAGCACATCTTGGGGGGCACACAGAGCCCCCCAGGGCAGGGCCTGCAGGTCACCTGCCCCTCAGCACCTCTTGTCCCCGGTGACACGGTGCAGTTGatcccatcagcccttgtcctgaGGGATGGCACTTTCAGCTACCAAACGTGTTACCCGTCCTGAGCCCCGTCCTACAGCTGGGGAGGTGGAAGGGCAGGGTCTGGCCTCGGGGTCCTGCCTCCAAAGCACATCTGCTCACTGAAATCCCAGCACGAGCCTGACACAAGCCCAGGATCCCATGACTCTACATCCACGGGCTGCTTGCGGTGTGTGGGTTAATGAAGGTGGATTAATTAAGCTATGCTCAACTCCCA
This is a stretch of genomic DNA from Lathamus discolor isolate bLatDis1 chromosome 11, bLatDis1.hap1, whole genome shotgun sequence. It encodes these proteins:
- the KCNK15 gene encoding potassium channel subfamily K member 15, which codes for MKRQNLRTAALILCIFSYLLVGAAVFDALESEAESGRKRLLEQKRGELRRKYRFSADDYRELERLVLQAEPHRAGRQWKFAGSFYFAITVITTIGYGHAAPGTDAGKVFCMFYAILGIPLTLVMFQSLGERMNTVVRLLLKKIKKCLGMRTTNVSMENMVLVGFLSCMGTLCIGAAAFSYFEGWTFFHAYYYCFITLTTIGFGDFVALQKNEALQKKPPYVAFSFMYILVGLTVIGAFLNLVVLRFLTMNSEDERRDAEERASLRRARNNIHLKPKEDSRSSNAIFLPVEDRTSQMNLIPLIQEDAERQRCQSANSAAAVPSFCTCLCYRPQLCGSPAPSHPETLSCHTNPVYYNSISYKIDEVSLSTRGQTGSSPGSTLSSNSPRCRQHPRLRRKSI